A portion of the bacterium Unc6 genome contains these proteins:
- a CDS encoding histidinol dehydrogenase, with protein sequence MKVIKFSQRRLEEIYNRSIQRRRRVESVVSKIIEDVRLSGDRALLRYTRKFDRVKIHSKQLQVSENEINGSYQDLKPDFLDALKFAIKNVRNFYEKKPLKSWKTKHPDGMVLGEIITPIEKVGIYIPGGTAPLISTVYMTVVPAQIAGVKEIYLTTPPDKEGYVNPYILAVANLLKVKAVFKVGGAQAIAALALGTKTIPRVDKIVGPGNVYVTEAKRQVFGYVDVDSLAGPSEVVIIANQHTNPKYIVADMKAQAEHSMGVSILITPSKSLIRQVKDKDVRGFIIKVKNLEEAAEISNRIAPEHIQIMVKNPYNVLKNIRNAGAIFIGQYTPTAVGDYVAGPSHVLPTGGTARFFSGLSVLDFVKKTHIIGMTKKSLENIRCVVEKISEAEGMSKHLESVNARL encoded by the coding sequence ATGAAGGTCATTAAGTTTTCACAAAGAAGATTAGAAGAAATTTATAACAGGTCTATACAAAGAAGAAGGCGGGTAGAGTCTGTTGTATCAAAGATAATAGAAGATGTAAGGCTGAGCGGTGACAGGGCACTTTTAAGATACACAAGAAAGTTTGACAGGGTAAAAATTCATAGTAAGCAGTTACAGGTTTCAGAAAACGAAATAAACGGTTCATACCAGGACTTAAAACCCGATTTTCTTGATGCTCTAAAATTTGCAATAAAAAATGTAAGAAACTTCTATGAGAAAAAACCTCTCAAATCCTGGAAGACAAAGCATCCTGATGGGATGGTGCTCGGAGAGATTATAACTCCGATAGAAAAAGTAGGCATCTATATACCAGGCGGAACAGCACCCCTTATTTCTACTGTTTATATGACAGTGGTTCCGGCACAGATTGCGGGTGTAAAAGAAATTTATCTTACAACCCCTCCGGATAAAGAGGGATATGTAAATCCGTATATACTGGCTGTTGCAAACCTTTTGAAAGTAAAGGCTGTGTTTAAGGTAGGGGGAGCACAGGCAATTGCTGCGCTTGCACTGGGAACAAAAACCATACCCAGAGTAGATAAGATAGTGGGGCCCGGAAATGTTTATGTAACAGAGGCAAAAAGGCAGGTATTTGGTTATGTTGATGTGGATTCTTTAGCAGGACCCAGTGAAGTTGTAATAATTGCAAACCAACACACAAATCCAAAATATATCGTTGCAGATATGAAAGCACAGGCAGAACATTCTATGGGTGTTTCTATACTGATAACCCCTTCAAAAAGCCTTATAAGACAGGTAAAAGATAAAGATGTCCGAGGTTTTATAATAAAGGTTAAAAATTTGGAAGAAGCGGCGGAGATTTCAAACAGGATTGCGCCCGAACATATTCAGATAATGGTAAAAAATCCTTACAATGTTTTAAAAAATATAAGAAACGCAGGTGCAATTTTTATAGGTCAGTATACTCCCACAGCAGTGGGAGACTATGTGGCAGGTCCGTCACATGTTCTTCCAACAGGAGGAACAGCAAGATTTTTCTCAGGACTTTCTGTTCTGGATTTTGTTAAGAAGACCCATATCATTGGTATGACAAAAAAATCACTTGAGAATATAAGATGTGTTGTAGAGAAAATTTCAGAGGCCGAGGGTATGTCAAAACATTTAGAGTCTGTGAATGCAAGACTTTAG
- a CDS encoding 1-deoxy-D-xylulose-5-phosphate reductoisomerase — protein sequence MQTITHIAILGSTGCIGTDTLEVIDTLEEGFKVVALAAGENIKLLEKQCKKYVPSLVVVQDEKKAEELKKRLTPLKKTSILWGEKGLIEAVKIHSETVVIATSGSYGLTAILSAIQEGKRIAIANKEPIVMAGSLIMEMANRCGSQIIPVDSEHSAIFQCLSAGKKTEVHKIYLTGSGGALRGYSKDRIGSVDIKNVLSHPKWKMGKKITVDSATLMNKGLEVIEATHLFDIPSDKIEVLIHPQAIVHSFVEFIDGSVVAQLSDTDMKIPIQYALTYPLREKSFAKYLNLIKIKNLTFEKPDKKLFPCLALGYKAAKIGGTLPCVMSIANEVAVEKFLKRQIKFIDIPKIIFNVMKKHRVKKVKSVEDVIESAEWAKREANSISSGNW from the coding sequence ATGCAGACAATAACACATATTGCGATACTTGGTTCTACCGGCTGTATCGGAACAGATACTCTTGAGGTTATAGATACTCTTGAAGAGGGTTTTAAGGTTGTTGCACTTGCAGCCGGAGAAAACATAAAACTTTTAGAAAAACAGTGCAAGAAATATGTTCCCAGTCTTGTGGTTGTCCAAGATGAAAAGAAAGCAGAAGAGTTAAAAAAAAGACTTACCCCTCTAAAAAAAACAAGTATATTATGGGGAGAAAAAGGACTGATAGAAGCGGTAAAGATACATTCTGAAACAGTTGTTATTGCAACAAGCGGAAGTTACGGTCTTACCGCAATATTAAGTGCCATACAGGAGGGCAAAAGGATTGCAATTGCAAACAAAGAACCCATTGTTATGGCTGGCTCTTTAATTATGGAAATGGCCAATAGATGTGGTTCACAGATAATACCGGTTGATTCGGAACACAGTGCAATATTTCAGTGTCTTTCTGCAGGTAAAAAAACAGAGGTTCATAAGATATATCTTACAGGTTCTGGTGGAGCCTTAAGAGGGTATTCAAAAGATAGGATAGGTTCGGTAGATATTAAAAATGTATTATCACATCCAAAATGGAAAATGGGGAAAAAAATCACCGTTGATTCTGCAACCCTTATGAACAAAGGACTTGAGGTTATTGAGGCAACGCATCTTTTTGATATACCTTCGGATAAAATAGAGGTTCTTATCCATCCGCAAGCTATTGTTCATTCATTTGTAGAGTTTATAGATGGCTCTGTGGTTGCACAGTTGAGTGATACCGATATGAAGATTCCTATCCAGTATGCACTGACATATCCTTTAAGAGAAAAATCTTTTGCAAAATATCTTAATTTAATAAAGATTAAAAATCTTACATTTGAAAAACCTGATAAAAAACTTTTTCCCTGTCTTGCACTGGGATATAAGGCTGCAAAAATAGGAGGCACACTTCCCTGTGTTATGAGTATTGCTAATGAGGTTGCGGTAGAAAAATTTCTTAAAAGGCAAATAAAATTTATTGATATACCAAAGATTATTTTTAATGTTATGAAAAAACACAGGGTAAAAAAAGTAAAAAGTGTAGAGGATGTTATTGAAAGCGCAGAGTGGGCAAAAAGAGAAGCAAACTCCATCTCCTCTGGCAACTGGTGA
- a CDS encoding alanine--tRNA ligase: protein MKTDEIRSIYLDFFKSKGHRIVPSSSLIPFDDPTLLFAGAGMNQFKAEFTGFVKNFKRACSSQKCLRTSDIDNVGKTPRHHTFFEMLGNFSFGDYFKKEAIEWSWEFLTQRMNLKQELLWISTYKGDDETDRIWNKNIGVPSSRIIQRGDKENFWPSNVIKEGPDGPCGPCSEIYFDQGTSEECNNPSCNIECSCGRYVEMWNLVFTQYNRLSKEGNGILEALPNKNIDTGMGLERIAAVVQSVSSNYEIDIIKPLIGMIKTYSKKNGNGQFNVSSKVIADHIRAVCFAVGDGVMPSNDGRGYVIRMLIRRAMRFANQIDIKKPFLYRMVPLIAEIMKQPYPELQQKRESISGIILAEEKRFIKTLEEGSALLNNYIEDTVKAGGKVLSGEVVFKLYDTCGFPVDLTETIAKEKNIHIDFEGFKLCMEQQKQASRKVSSMAGQIFATSLLSEKIKDKDIISSFVGYETLFSDSKIIGILKNQEWVRKEESEAEVEVILDRTPFYAESGGQVGDTGFLRTENSITEVYNTYKIADTILHRCRVKQGSIGIGQCVSSIVDKQRRLSIARNHTATHILRSILRQVLGSHVEQSGSYVGPDRLRFDFTHFEAIDDEDIDQIEKKVNQVILENIPLDIRTTTFEDAKEQGATTLFIEKYTEKVRLVSIQEVSKELCAGTHIGSTGQTGLFIILSETSVAGGIRRIEAITGEEAYNFVKEKQKKLSEISKVLNTQEQRIIPAIEKIQICLKDIEKENFLLKTRGTEDISDILQDSCKIQDTLVVVKNIKDANDKQLRAILDRIKSSVKSASVVLLSIKEDRVIIATAVSNDLTSKINAGRLANEVAKKVGGAGGGKPGLGQAGGKNIEKIDEAIAFAKEYLKATIISQREK from the coding sequence TTGAAAACCGATGAAATAAGAAGTATCTATTTAGATTTCTTCAAAAGCAAAGGGCACAGGATAGTTCCATCTTCATCTCTTATACCTTTTGATGACCCGACACTTCTTTTTGCCGGTGCGGGGATGAACCAGTTTAAGGCAGAGTTTACCGGTTTTGTAAAAAACTTTAAAAGAGCCTGTTCCAGCCAGAAGTGTTTAAGAACCAGCGATATAGACAATGTGGGGAAAACCCCCAGACACCATACATTTTTTGAGATGCTCGGTAATTTTTCATTTGGGGATTATTTTAAAAAAGAAGCAATAGAATGGTCATGGGAATTCCTTACACAGAGGATGAATCTTAAACAAGAACTTTTATGGATTTCAACATACAAAGGTGATGACGAGACGGACAGAATATGGAATAAAAACATAGGTGTTCCTTCTTCAAGAATAATTCAGCGCGGAGATAAAGAAAATTTTTGGCCTTCTAATGTAATAAAAGAAGGCCCTGATGGCCCTTGCGGACCCTGTTCTGAAATATATTTTGACCAGGGCACTTCAGAAGAATGCAATAATCCTTCCTGTAATATAGAGTGTTCCTGCGGAAGATATGTTGAGATGTGGAACCTTGTGTTCACGCAATACAACAGATTGTCTAAAGAAGGTAATGGAATCCTTGAAGCCCTTCCGAATAAAAATATAGATACGGGTATGGGACTTGAAAGAATCGCCGCAGTTGTGCAAAGTGTTTCTTCAAACTATGAGATAGATATAATAAAACCTCTTATAGGGATGATAAAAACATATTCAAAAAAAAATGGTAATGGACAGTTTAATGTTTCATCAAAAGTTATTGCTGACCATATAAGGGCGGTTTGTTTTGCAGTAGGAGATGGTGTTATGCCGTCAAACGATGGAAGGGGATATGTAATAAGAATGCTTATTAGAAGGGCAATGAGATTTGCAAACCAGATAGATATTAAAAAACCTTTTCTTTATAGGATGGTGCCTCTTATTGCAGAGATTATGAAACAGCCCTATCCTGAACTCCAGCAGAAAAGAGAAAGTATATCAGGCATAATACTTGCAGAAGAAAAAAGGTTTATTAAGACTCTTGAAGAGGGCAGTGCCCTGTTAAACAACTATATTGAAGATACTGTAAAGGCGGGTGGGAAGGTTTTATCTGGTGAGGTTGTTTTCAAGTTATACGATACATGTGGCTTTCCTGTGGATCTTACAGAGACAATTGCAAAAGAAAAAAATATTCATATAGATTTTGAAGGCTTTAAGTTGTGTATGGAACAACAAAAACAAGCATCAAGAAAGGTAAGCAGTATGGCAGGACAGATATTTGCCACTTCTCTTCTTTCAGAAAAAATAAAAGATAAAGATATTATATCTTCTTTTGTAGGATATGAGACGCTGTTTTCAGATTCAAAAATTATAGGCATATTAAAAAATCAGGAATGGGTAAGAAAAGAAGAGTCTGAGGCAGAGGTTGAGGTTATATTAGACAGGACCCCTTTTTATGCAGAATCAGGCGGTCAGGTAGGAGATACTGGCTTTTTAAGGACAGAAAATTCTATAACAGAGGTTTATAATACATATAAAATAGCAGATACAATCTTACACAGGTGTAGGGTCAAACAGGGAAGCATTGGCATAGGACAGTGTGTATCTTCAATTGTGGACAAACAAAGAAGGCTTTCTATTGCAAGAAATCACACTGCAACACATATCCTCCGGTCTATTTTAAGACAGGTTCTTGGAAGCCATGTTGAGCAATCGGGCTCATATGTGGGACCTGACAGGCTTCGTTTTGATTTTACACACTTTGAGGCGATAGATGATGAGGACATAGACCAGATAGAAAAAAAAGTAAATCAGGTTATACTGGAAAATATCCCGTTGGATATAAGAACGACAACATTTGAAGATGCCAAAGAACAGGGTGCCACGACACTTTTTATAGAGAAGTATACTGAAAAGGTACGATTGGTAAGCATACAGGAAGTGTCAAAAGAACTTTGTGCAGGGACACACATAGGGTCAACAGGTCAGACAGGGCTTTTTATAATTTTAAGTGAGACATCTGTTGCAGGCGGTATAAGAAGAATTGAAGCAATTACAGGAGAAGAAGCATATAATTTTGTAAAAGAAAAACAGAAAAAATTATCAGAGATTTCAAAAGTGTTAAATACGCAGGAACAAAGGATTATTCCTGCCATTGAAAAGATTCAAATCTGTCTGAAGGATATTGAAAAAGAAAACTTTCTGCTTAAAACCAGAGGGACGGAAGATATATCAGATATTTTACAGGATTCCTGCAAGATACAGGATACACTTGTGGTAGTTAAAAATATTAAAGATGCCAATGATAAACAGTTAAGAGCCATATTAGACAGGATAAAAAGCAGTGTAAAAAGTGCAAGCGTTGTCCTGCTTTCTATAAAAGAAGACAGGGTAATAATTGCAACAGCTGTAAGCAATGACCTTACTTCAAAGATAAATGCCGGAAGACTTGCAAATGAGGTTGCAAAAAAGGTAGGCGGTGCCGGTGGAGGAAAACCAGGTTTGGGTCAGGCTGGGGGAAAAAACATAGAAAAGATAGACGAAGCAATTGCATTTGCAAAAGAATATCTAAAAGCAACAATTATCAGTCAGAGAGAAAAATGA
- a CDS encoding 4-hydroxy-3-methylbut-2-en-1-yl diphosphate synthase yields the protein MRRKTRKIFYGDVAVGGNSPVSIQSMTRTELSDVPSTLRQIKLLKKKGCEIVRIAVPDIESVSYLKKAIPKSVLPIEADIHFNWNIAILCIQAGVQGIRLNPGNIYRKSQIIAVAKQVAEKNIPVRVGLNSGSLPVCAGTLSGKMVRSALNYIDILQKAGVCNIIVSLKCSDVQQTVASYRELAKKTDIPFHLGITATGFGTESIVKSSIGIGSLLLDGIGDTIRVSFSGNPVEEVSTGKYILQALRIRRFFPEVIACPTCGRCTIDVPRIAKQVYSKLSNISNNYPGILSLTVAVMGCVVNGPGEAKNADVGIAGGKGKGLLFVKGKPLYNVEEKKLADTLVKQAISLSLLATAAPNCRDK from the coding sequence ATGAGAAGGAAAACAAGGAAAATATTCTACGGGGATGTTGCAGTAGGAGGTAATTCTCCTGTAAGTATTCAGTCTATGACAAGGACCGAATTATCAGATGTTCCATCAACATTAAGACAGATTAAATTGCTTAAAAAAAAAGGTTGCGAAATAGTAAGGATTGCTGTCCCTGATATTGAATCTGTTTCTTATCTTAAAAAGGCTATACCCAAGAGCGTTCTTCCTATTGAGGCTGACATACATTTTAACTGGAATATTGCAATACTTTGTATACAGGCCGGTGTTCAGGGGATAAGACTAAATCCAGGAAACATATATAGAAAATCTCAAATTATTGCAGTTGCAAAACAAGTGGCTGAAAAAAATATTCCAGTAAGAGTTGGACTTAATTCAGGTTCTCTTCCCGTCTGCGCAGGCACACTTTCGGGAAAGATGGTAAGATCTGCACTAAACTACATAGATATCTTACAAAAGGCTGGTGTGTGTAATATCATTGTTTCACTTAAATGTTCAGATGTTCAGCAGACTGTTGCTTCATATAGAGAACTTGCAAAAAAAACAGATATTCCTTTCCATTTAGGAATAACCGCAACAGGTTTTGGAACAGAATCAATTGTAAAATCATCTATCGGTATTGGCTCACTGCTTTTAGATGGAATAGGAGATACTATAAGAGTATCTTTTTCAGGAAATCCTGTTGAAGAGGTAAGCACAGGGAAGTATATATTACAGGCACTGAGAATAAGGAGATTTTTCCCGGAGGTTATTGCCTGTCCGACCTGTGGAAGATGTACAATAGATGTTCCAAGAATTGCAAAACAGGTTTATTCAAAATTATCTAATATATCCAATAATTATCCCGGTATTTTAAGTCTCACAGTTGCAGTTATGGGATGTGTTGTGAACGGTCCTGGTGAAGCAAAAAATGCTGATGTAGGCATAGCAGGGGGCAAAGGCAAAGGGCTTTTATTTGTGAAAGGAAAGCCTCTGTATAATGTGGAAGAAAAAAAATTGGCAGACACTCTTGTAAAACAGGCTATTTCCCTGTCTTTACTTGCGACTGCCGCCCCAAATTGTCGGGACAAGTAA